One stretch of Pseudoramibacter sp. DNA includes these proteins:
- the rpmB gene encoding 50S ribosomal protein L28 has translation MAKECFVCHKGVVSGNSVAHSNKHNKRMWKPNLQKIKIVVDGTPRREYVCTRCLRSGKVERA, from the coding sequence ATGGCAAAAGAATGCTTTGTGTGCCACAAGGGCGTTGTTTCCGGCAACTCTGTCGCGCACTCCAATAAACACAATAAAAGAATGTGGAAGCCAAATCTGCAGAAGATCAAAATTGTGGTCGACGGCACACCGCGCCGTGAATATGTCTGCACACGCTGCCTGCGTTCCGGCAAAGTCGAACGGGCATAA
- a CDS encoding Asp23/Gls24 family envelope stress response protein, which produces MKLSLENDLGRIEISRKAIADIAADTAMQCYGLVGMAHQRGRDGLIELLTRERSSKGVSVSIDEDGKLIIDLFVIVEQAIKISVVAENIISAVKYQVERQTSMKVKRVTVNVVSVRA; this is translated from the coding sequence ATGAAGTTAAGTTTGGAAAATGATTTAGGACGAATTGAAATTTCCAGGAAAGCCATTGCCGACATCGCGGCGGATACCGCAATGCAGTGCTACGGACTGGTGGGCATGGCCCATCAGCGCGGCAGAGACGGACTGATTGAACTCTTGACGCGGGAACGCTCGAGCAAAGGCGTCAGCGTCTCGATCGACGAAGACGGCAAACTGATCATCGACCTTTTCGTGATTGTCGAACAGGCGATTAAGATTTCAGTGGTGGCTGAAAATATCATTTCGGCGGTTAAATATCAGGTCGAACGTCAGACCTCGATGAAAGTCAAGCGCGTGACGGTCAACGTCGTCAGTGTAAGAGCATAA
- a CDS encoding DAK2 domain-containing protein, with amino-acid sequence MEIQKIDGAMLRKMFEYGAQNLEIYKKNVDELNVFPVPDGDTGTNMSMTFANSIRELNKLKNDELYAVSKTASSGALFGARGNSGVILSQLLRGLARANKGHKTLDVKGVAEGIKSAADTAYKAVMKPTEGTILTVAWEMSEFAQAHYKEYDDILSFLNDVLAQGQDALRRTPEMLPVLKEAGVVDSGGQGLIYIVEGAVKGLAGKELEKAVTLQPSERERFVDDSNMKPEDITYGYCTEFIVKHAKDADENALRDYLSTIGDCVLVIKDDDLIKVHVHTDHPGKAFEKGLTMGTLTRMKVDNMREMLGVPDEEEAEEPQGDPVPYGFVAVSPGDGLSEIFKELGVTRVISGGQTMNPSTEDFTAEIKKINADHIFLFPNNGNIIMAANQAAEMSDKDVRVIPSKTIPQCITAMLSFDADVDCDANEKAMDDVLATVKTGEVTYAVRNTKIDGKAIAKGDIMGISEGEIKTVGTDVNDVTEKLIDQLIDPESELISIYYGNGLKKEDTESLVEAVEQRYDDCDVEVSEGAQPLYYYIVSVE; translated from the coding sequence ATGGAAATTCAAAAGATTGACGGCGCGATGCTTCGCAAAATGTTTGAGTATGGCGCTCAGAATCTTGAAATTTACAAGAAAAACGTCGATGAATTAAATGTATTCCCGGTTCCGGACGGCGATACTGGCACCAACATGAGCATGACCTTTGCCAATTCGATCCGGGAATTGAACAAGTTAAAGAATGACGAACTCTACGCGGTTTCAAAAACGGCCTCCAGCGGCGCGCTGTTCGGCGCCCGGGGCAACTCCGGCGTCATTTTGTCCCAGCTTTTAAGGGGATTGGCCCGCGCAAACAAAGGGCACAAAACCCTGGATGTCAAAGGCGTGGCGGAAGGCATCAAATCCGCGGCGGACACGGCGTACAAAGCCGTAATGAAGCCCACGGAAGGGACGATTCTGACCGTCGCCTGGGAAATGTCCGAGTTTGCCCAGGCCCATTACAAAGAATACGACGACATTTTGAGTTTTCTTAATGACGTTCTGGCCCAGGGACAGGATGCCCTGAGACGGACACCGGAAATGCTGCCGGTTTTGAAAGAAGCCGGGGTCGTCGATTCCGGCGGCCAGGGGCTGATTTACATCGTCGAAGGCGCCGTGAAGGGCCTGGCCGGCAAAGAACTGGAAAAAGCCGTGACCCTGCAGCCTTCCGAACGGGAACGCTTTGTGGACGATTCCAACATGAAGCCGGAAGACATCACCTACGGCTACTGCACTGAGTTTATTGTCAAACACGCGAAAGACGCCGATGAAAACGCCCTTCGGGATTATTTGTCGACGATCGGGGACTGTGTGCTGGTCATCAAAGACGACGATTTGATCAAAGTCCACGTGCATACCGACCATCCCGGGAAGGCCTTTGAAAAGGGGCTGACCATGGGGACGCTGACCCGGATGAAGGTGGACAACATGCGGGAAATGCTCGGCGTTCCGGACGAAGAAGAAGCGGAAGAACCCCAGGGCGACCCGGTGCCCTATGGCTTTGTGGCTGTTTCTCCCGGGGACGGCCTGTCTGAAATCTTTAAGGAACTGGGGGTCACCCGGGTCATCTCCGGCGGCCAGACCATGAATCCCAGCACCGAAGATTTTACGGCGGAAATCAAAAAAATCAACGCCGATCATATTTTCCTGTTCCCGAACAACGGCAACATCATCATGGCGGCCAATCAGGCGGCGGAAATGTCGGACAAAGATGTCCGGGTTATTCCGTCCAAGACGATTCCCCAGTGCATCACCGCCATGCTGAGCTTTGACGCCGATGTGGACTGCGACGCCAACGAAAAGGCGATGGACGATGTGCTGGCGACTGTCAAAACCGGCGAAGTGACCTACGCCGTGCGCAACACGAAAATCGACGGCAAGGCCATTGCCAAAGGCGATATCATGGGCATCAGCGAAGGCGAAATCAAAACCGTCGGCACAGACGTCAACGACGTGACGGAAAAACTCATCGATCAGCTCATCGACCCGGAAAGCGAATTGATTTCGATTTATTACGGCAACGGTTTAAAGAAAGAAGATACGGAAAGTTTAGTGGAAGCGGTGGAACAGCGCTACGACGACTGCGACGTTGAAGTGAGTGAAGGCGCGCAGCCGCTGTATTACTACATCGTTTCTGTAGAATAA
- the recG gene encoding ATP-dependent DNA helicase RecG, with amino-acid sequence MKLEDAIRKVPGIGPKREAALLADGIETVGDFLAHTPRTYVDRSKQAALTETAEQPVTVEAVITSKGAVRHIRRNLSLFQCQIEDRFGNQGRITVFNQPWTREHLETDKWYYFFGKVSRKKGTAVMVNPQFAPADQPGHFFDLTPVYGKIGGLGSEGVHKTAARILRPKSEKDRLEVPEILPESLRQKYHLEGAEATLTGLHLPKTMADVEKAKQRMKFEEALKINIGILRHSTVGEPSKIVLRDLAPISRFENGLPFALTPGQEKVLGDIEADLKSGKVMNRLVQGDVGSGKTIIAVACAYWMALGGYQCAYMAPTEILARQHARNFDAFLSPYGITVTLITGSMKEKERANALAHIANGEAQVIVGTHALFQKDVQYYNLGMVITDEQHRFGVHQRGVFAEKGERPHMLVMSATPIPRTLALTLYGDLDVSVIDTMPEGRKPVKTYFYTEKAMPKILSFMAKAMSKGRQCLIVCPFIEDSSEMADVRDAQSVYREVQRYYKGLYRVGCLHGKMSAADKQDVIDRFRSGGIDLLVATSIVEVGIDVPNLTVMAVMSADRFGLSQLHQLRGRVGRGGQQAYCFLVSNHLGEKTIERMKVIVNHHDGREIAEADFRLRGPGDVLGTRQHGLPSLSALDPLEDSALIETTRALALELMQSPKGEDMACVSALANAFDRGIGKISMN; translated from the coding sequence ATGAAATTAGAGGATGCGATTCGAAAGGTACCCGGAATCGGGCCAAAGCGGGAAGCCGCACTTTTGGCCGACGGGATCGAGACGGTCGGTGATTTCCTTGCCCACACCCCCAGAACCTATGTCGACCGGTCCAAACAGGCGGCTCTGACGGAAACGGCAGAGCAGCCGGTGACGGTCGAAGCGGTGATCACATCAAAAGGGGCAGTTCGCCATATCCGGCGGAATCTGTCCCTTTTTCAATGTCAGATCGAAGACCGTTTTGGCAATCAAGGCAGGATCACGGTTTTCAATCAGCCCTGGACCAGAGAACATCTGGAAACGGACAAATGGTATTATTTTTTTGGCAAAGTCAGCCGGAAAAAGGGAACGGCCGTCATGGTCAATCCCCAGTTTGCGCCGGCGGATCAGCCGGGCCATTTTTTTGATCTGACGCCGGTTTACGGTAAAATCGGCGGCCTCGGCAGCGAAGGGGTGCACAAAACAGCTGCGCGGATTCTGCGCCCGAAAAGCGAAAAAGATCGTTTAGAGGTGCCGGAGATTCTGCCGGAATCTCTGCGCCAAAAGTATCACCTCGAAGGGGCCGAAGCGACGCTGACGGGGCTGCATCTGCCGAAGACCATGGCCGATGTGGAAAAGGCCAAACAGCGCATGAAATTCGAGGAGGCGCTGAAAATCAACATCGGAATTCTGCGGCACAGCACCGTCGGCGAACCATCGAAGATCGTGCTCCGGGACTTGGCGCCGATTTCCCGCTTTGAAAACGGCCTGCCTTTCGCCCTGACCCCGGGCCAGGAGAAAGTGCTCGGCGATATCGAGGCGGATCTCAAAAGCGGCAAAGTCATGAACCGGCTGGTCCAGGGCGACGTGGGCAGTGGCAAGACCATCATCGCCGTCGCCTGCGCCTACTGGATGGCCTTGGGCGGCTATCAGTGCGCCTACATGGCGCCCACCGAAATTCTGGCCCGGCAGCACGCCCGGAATTTCGACGCGTTCCTGTCGCCCTACGGCATCACTGTCACGCTGATCACCGGGAGCATGAAAGAGAAAGAACGGGCCAACGCCCTGGCGCATATCGCAAACGGCGAAGCCCAGGTCATTGTCGGCACCCACGCGCTGTTTCAGAAAGACGTGCAGTATTACAATCTGGGCATGGTGATCACCGACGAGCAGCACCGCTTCGGTGTGCATCAGCGCGGCGTCTTTGCCGAAAAGGGCGAGCGGCCCCACATGCTGGTCATGAGCGCCACGCCGATTCCGAGAACGCTGGCGCTGACTTTGTACGGAGATCTGGACGTGTCGGTCATCGACACGATGCCCGAAGGGCGCAAGCCGGTCAAGACTTATTTTTACACCGAGAAGGCGATGCCGAAAATCTTGAGTTTTATGGCGAAGGCGATGTCCAAGGGGCGCCAGTGCCTCATCGTCTGTCCCTTTATCGAAGATTCTTCAGAGATGGCCGACGTCCGGGACGCCCAGAGCGTTTACCGCGAGGTGCAGCGGTATTACAAAGGGCTGTACCGCGTCGGCTGCCTCCACGGAAAAATGAGCGCCGCCGACAAACAGGACGTCATCGACCGGTTCCGCTCAGGCGGCATTGATTTGCTGGTGGCCACGAGCATCGTGGAAGTCGGCATCGACGTGCCGAATCTGACGGTGATGGCCGTGATGAGCGCCGACCGCTTCGGCCTTTCCCAGCTGCACCAGCTCCGGGGAAGAGTGGGGCGCGGCGGCCAGCAGGCTTATTGCTTTCTGGTGTCCAACCACCTCGGGGAAAAGACCATCGAGCGGATGAAGGTCATCGTCAACCACCACGACGGACGGGAAATCGCGGAAGCCGATTTCAGGCTCCGGGGACCCGGCGACGTCCTGGGCACCCGTCAGCACGGCCTGCCCAGTCTGTCGGCGCTGGACCCTTTGGAAGACAGCGCGCTGATCGAAACGACCAGAGCCCTGGCCCTCGAGCTGATGCAGTCGCCTAAGGGCGAAGACATGGCGTGCGTCTCGGCGCTGGCCAACGCCTTTGACCGGGGGATCGGCAAAATTTCGATGAATTAA
- the rsmD gene encoding 16S rRNA (guanine(966)-N(2))-methyltransferase RsmD, giving the protein MRITGGERRGMKLAEPKGMAVRPTTDKVKAAIFNAIQWDVRDAAVFVDCFGGTGAMALEALSRGVKEAWIFDKAPKSIRLIRQNVAKARYEDRAHIVETPAASGLRQLAASGVQADLVFMDPPYRMTEEPAALAALISEKKIMKSQGILMIEHEKSVIMPLIMGEFTQMKHKVYGITAVDFYRYAGPEQEGEGERS; this is encoded by the coding sequence ATGAGAATTACAGGCGGCGAACGCCGGGGAATGAAATTAGCGGAGCCCAAGGGCATGGCGGTCCGGCCGACGACGGACAAGGTCAAGGCGGCCATTTTCAACGCGATCCAGTGGGACGTCCGGGATGCGGCGGTTTTTGTGGACTGTTTCGGCGGCACCGGGGCGATGGCTTTGGAAGCACTGAGCCGGGGCGTGAAGGAGGCCTGGATTTTTGACAAGGCGCCGAAGAGCATCCGCCTGATCCGTCAGAACGTGGCCAAGGCGCGCTACGAAGACCGGGCCCACATTGTGGAAACGCCGGCGGCCTCAGGCTTAAGACAGCTGGCGGCGTCGGGGGTTCAGGCCGACCTCGTTTTCATGGACCCCCCTTACCGGATGACTGAAGAACCTGCGGCGCTGGCCGCGCTCATTTCTGAGAAAAAAATCATGAAATCTCAGGGAATATTGATGATAGAACACGAAAAATCTGTTATAATGCCATTAATTATGGGAGAATTTACCCAGATGAAGCACAAGGTCTATGGCATAACGGCCGTCGATTTTTACCGTTATGCAGGGCCTGAACAAGAAGGAGAGGGAGAACGGTCATGA
- the coaD gene encoding pantetheine-phosphate adenylyltransferase: MRIAVYPGSFDPVTMGHIDIIRRAAAVADELHVCILKNPKKHYWFSQEERLELLRESTASFQHVVIESYAGLLTDYAHEIGASVVIKGLRNTTDFMYESQMDYFNKRLAPDIETVYLVSDNRYSVLSSSAIRELMTFGGNLEGLVPEPVLEAVRHRQERLKHNG; encoded by the coding sequence ATGAGAATCGCAGTCTATCCGGGAAGTTTTGACCCGGTGACCATGGGACATATCGACATTATCCGGCGGGCGGCGGCAGTGGCGGATGAACTCCACGTCTGCATTTTGAAGAATCCCAAAAAGCATTACTGGTTTTCCCAGGAAGAGCGGCTGGAACTTCTGCGCGAAAGCACGGCGTCCTTTCAGCATGTGGTGATCGAATCCTACGCCGGACTGCTGACAGACTATGCCCATGAAATCGGCGCGTCGGTCGTCATCAAAGGGCTGCGCAACACCACCGATTTTATGTACGAAAGCCAGATGGATTATTTTAACAAACGGCTGGCCCCGGATATCGAGACCGTTTATCTGGTGTCCGACAACCGGTATTCGGTTCTCAGTTCGTCCGCGATCCGGGAGCTGATGACCTTTGGCGGCAACCTCGAAGGGCTGGTTCCCGAACCGGTGCTGGAAGCCGTTCGTCATCGTCAAGAGAGGCTAAAACACAATGGATAA
- a CDS encoding CvfB family protein, translating into MQTNPIKSPFKIGETQTLEVDHLSKIGAFLVLPDHPDKGTVLLPKREGGDGCAPGDQLPVFVYLDSEDRPIATARQPKIEMGQIRPLKVVSVTRIGAFLDWGLEKDLLLPFHEQTIRVQTGREYLVALYLDKTGRPCATMKVYERLKADAPYAVGDWVRGYIYNINPNVGAFVAVDYQYHGLIPRQNLSRDIHVATQIKARVTEIRRRDHRLILSPHKQGYKMINTDGAVVMKKLKAAGGFLPYGDKTAPAVINQEFGLSKSAFKRAIGHLQKRGKLRIERDGLHLIS; encoded by the coding sequence ATGCAAACGAATCCAATCAAAAGTCCTTTTAAAATCGGTGAAACCCAGACCTTAGAGGTCGATCATCTGTCCAAAATCGGCGCCTTTTTAGTGCTGCCGGATCATCCGGACAAGGGCACGGTGCTGCTGCCCAAACGGGAAGGCGGAGACGGATGCGCCCCTGGGGATCAGCTTCCGGTTTTTGTGTATCTGGATTCCGAAGACCGTCCCATTGCGACGGCCCGGCAGCCAAAGATCGAAATGGGCCAGATCCGGCCCCTGAAAGTGGTGTCGGTGACCAGAATCGGCGCCTTCCTCGACTGGGGACTAGAAAAGGATCTGCTGCTGCCCTTCCACGAACAGACCATCCGGGTGCAGACCGGACGGGAATATTTGGTGGCCTTGTATTTAGACAAAACCGGCCGGCCCTGTGCGACGATGAAGGTGTACGAACGGCTCAAGGCGGACGCGCCCTACGCCGTCGGCGACTGGGTCCGGGGCTACATTTACAACATCAACCCCAATGTGGGCGCCTTTGTGGCTGTCGATTACCAGTACCACGGCCTGATCCCCAGACAGAATCTGAGCCGGGATATCCACGTTGCGACTCAGATCAAGGCCCGGGTCACTGAAATCCGCAGGCGGGATCACCGTTTGATTTTAAGCCCCCACAAGCAGGGCTACAAGATGATCAACACCGACGGCGCCGTGGTGATGAAAAAACTCAAAGCCGCGGGCGGTTTTCTGCCCTACGGCGACAAGACGGCGCCGGCCGTGATCAATCAGGAATTCGGACTGAGCAAGAGCGCCTTTAAACGGGCGATCGGCCATCTTCAGAAGCGCGGAAAACTGCGCATTGAAAGAGACGGGCTCCATTTAATTTCATAG